The Streptomyces halobius genomic interval CCCGGCCCAGGTCGCGCTGTCCGCCATCGGGCAGTACAACACCACCGCCACCCCGCTCCAGATGGCGATGGTCGCGGCGGCGGTCGCCAACAACGGTGCGCTGACCCCGCCGCGGCTCGTCGACAGGGTGACCGACGCGGACGGAAACCCCCTCTTCGCCGTCCGGCACCGCCGCGCGCGCCAGGCGATGGGCCCGGCCACCGCCCGGCGGCTCCAGGAGATGATGGTCGACGTGGTGGAGCACGGCAGCGGACGGCAGGCCGCCATCAAGGGCGTCACCGTCGGCGGGAAGACCGGCACCGCCCAGCACGGGGTGCACAACCAGGGCACCCCGTATGCCTGGTTCATCTCCTGGGCCCGGGCCAAGAACCGGGCCCAGCCGGCGGTGGCGGTGGCCGTGGTCGTCGAGGACGCCGCCGCCGATCGCGCGGACATCAGCGGCGGCGGCAGCGCGGCACCGATCGCACGAGCGGTCATGCGGGCGGGGCTGCGCTGACGGGGCCGTACGGCGCCTTGCGGGCGCCGTACGGGGTCCCCGTCCACCGGCCGCCCCTGGCGACCACGGCAGTGATCCAGCGGACAGTCCCTGGCAACCCGCGCACAATTGTCCGTATGACCGACGCAAACCCGTCCCGGACCTCCTCCCCGTCCCCGCCGCTGTCCCTGGCCGAAGTGGAGGCGCTGGCCCGGCGCGCGCACTCGGGGCAGACCGACAAGGCGGGCCGCCCGTACACCGAGCATCTGGCCGCGGTCGCGGCAGGCGTACGCGCACGCGGCGGCAGCGACGAGCAGATCGCCGCGGCCTGGCTGCACGACGCCGTGGAGGACGGCGCGCTCAGCCGCGCCTGGCTGGACGGTGCGGCGCTCACCGACGCGACCAAGGACATGATCCTGGCCGTCACCAAGCGCGCGGGCGAACCGGTCGAGGAGTACGCAGCGCGCATTCTGGCCACCCCCGGCGCGCTGCTCGTCAAGGAGTCCGATCTCGCGCACAACGCCGATCCGGCCAGGCTGGCCGTCCTGGACGCGGCGACACGGGAGCGCCTGACGGCGAAGTACGCACGGGTGCGGGGCCTGCTGCGCTCGACCTAGCCGACATGATTGCTCGCCTGCGGCGGGCCCGCGCCCCACGCTGTCGGCTGTCCCGCCGTGAGGGGGTCGCCTGCGGCGGGACAGCCGACAACGTGGGGCTCAGGCACAGCACAGCGGATGGCCGAAAACGGCGGTCAGCCAAGCCGGGAACCCCGCGCGACGGCATCCGCCACTTCCGCCGTCCGCGCCGCTTCCTCCCCCGCGAAGCGTTCCTCATCCAGCTTCTCGGCCAGTTCCTCGTCCTGGCTCATCAGCAGGTCCAGGTTGGCGTCGCCCATCTCGAAGACGCCCATGTCGACGTACGCGCGCTGCAGCCGCTCGCCCCACAGGCCGATGTCCTTCACGCAGGGCACAATCCGGCTGAAGAGCAATTTGCGGAAGAGGCGGAGGAACGGGGACTGCTCGGTGAATTCGGCGGCCTCCGCCTTCGGTATGCCGAAGTTCTCCAGGACCTCCAGGCCGCGCAGCCGGTCGCGCATCAAGTAGCAGCCCTCGATGACGAAGTCCTCGCGCTCACGCAGTTCGGCGTCGGTGAGCTGCTTGTAGTAGTCGCGCAGCGCCATCCGCCCGAAGGCGACATGGCGGGCCTCGTCCTGCATGACGTAGGCGAGGATCTGCTTCGGGAGCGGCTTGGTGGTGGTGTCGCGGATCATGCCGAACCCGGCCAGCGCCAGGCCCTCGATCAGCACCTGCATGCCCAGGTACGGCATGTCCCAGCGGGAGTCCTTGAGGGTGTCGCCGAGCAGCGTCTGCAGATGGTCGTTGACCGGGTAGAGCATCCCGATCTTGTCCTTGAGGAAGCGGCTGTAGATCTCGGCGTGCCGGGCCTCGTCCATGGTCTGGGTCGCGGAGTAGAACTTCGCGTCGAGATCCGGCACGGACTCCACGATCCGCGCGGCGCACACCATCGCCCCCTGCTCCCCGTGCAGGAACTGGCTGAACTGCCAGGCGGTGTAGTGCTGGCGCAGATCACCGCGGTCCTTTTGCGTCATTTTGTCCCAGTATTTGGTGCCATACAGGGACATCGACTCATCCGGGGTGCCGAGCGGGTCCTTCGGGTCGACCTCCAGATCCCAGTCGATGCGCAGTTCGGCGTCCCACTGCTTATCCTTGCCCTTCTGGTAGAGCGCGAGCAGCCGGTCCCGTCCGTCGTCGTATTCCCAGCTGAAGCGGGCCGCACCGGAGGCGGGCACCTTCCACAGCGGGTCGCCCGGGTCCTGCACGTAGAGATCTCGGCTCGACACGGACGCCTCCTTGGATCACAAACGTCTTGTCGGGGAGGTTCGTTGGCAGGCTCACACGCTCCTTACCCGCGGGTCAATAAGTCGCGCACAGGGGATTGACGTCCTTGCTGACAAGGAGTCTCATAAGGTGTGACCGCCGGTAACCCACGAGCGAGGTAGCCACAGCCATGACGAGCGCGCCCACCGCAATGACCGTGACGGATACCAAAGTCCTGCGGGACGCCCTCGGGCTGCTCAAGGACCGGGAACAGGTCGCCGAGCGACTGCTCGACTCCTCCGCCAAGCACTCCTTCGACCCCGACACCGAACTCGACTGGGACGCGCCCCTCGAAGAGGGCAAGTGGTTCTGGCCACCGGAGCTGGTCTCGCTCTACGACACGCCCCTGTGGCACCGGATGTCCCCGGAGCAGCAGCGGGACCTCTCCCGCCACGAGGCCGCCTCCCTCGCCTCCCTGGGCATCTGGTTCGAGATCATCCTGATGCAGCTCCTGGTGCGCCATATCTACGACAAGCCGGTGACCAGCGCACATGTCCGTTACGCACTCACCGAGATAGCCGACGAGTGCCGGCACTCCAAGATGTTCGCGCGCATGATCCACAAGGCCGGCTCACCGGCGTACCCGGTCTCCCGCCTCAATCACAACCTCGCCCGGATCCTCAAGACGGTCTCGACCA includes:
- a CDS encoding AurF N-oxygenase family protein; the encoded protein is MTVTDTKVLRDALGLLKDREQVAERLLDSSAKHSFDPDTELDWDAPLEEGKWFWPPELVSLYDTPLWHRMSPEQQRDLSRHEAASLASLGIWFEIILMQLLVRHIYDKPVTSAHVRYALTEIADECRHSKMFARMIHKAGSPAYPVSRLNHNLARILKTVSTTPGSFACTLLGEEILDWMQRLTFPDERVQPLVRGVTRIHVVEEARHVRYAREELRRQMLTAPRWERELTRISSGEAARVFSLAFVNPEVYSNVGLDKREAVAQVRASGHRREVMQNGARRLTDFLDEIGVLRGVGRRLWRSSGLLA
- a CDS encoding ferritin-like domain-containing protein — encoded protein: MSSRDLYVQDPGDPLWKVPASGAARFSWEYDDGRDRLLALYQKGKDKQWDAELRIDWDLEVDPKDPLGTPDESMSLYGTKYWDKMTQKDRGDLRQHYTAWQFSQFLHGEQGAMVCAARIVESVPDLDAKFYSATQTMDEARHAEIYSRFLKDKIGMLYPVNDHLQTLLGDTLKDSRWDMPYLGMQVLIEGLALAGFGMIRDTTTKPLPKQILAYVMQDEARHVAFGRMALRDYYKQLTDAELREREDFVIEGCYLMRDRLRGLEVLENFGIPKAEAAEFTEQSPFLRLFRKLLFSRIVPCVKDIGLWGERLQRAYVDMGVFEMGDANLDLLMSQDEELAEKLDEERFAGEEAARTAEVADAVARGSRLG
- a CDS encoding HD domain-containing protein, with protein sequence MTDANPSRTSSPSPPLSLAEVEALARRAHSGQTDKAGRPYTEHLAAVAAGVRARGGSDEQIAAAWLHDAVEDGALSRAWLDGAALTDATKDMILAVTKRAGEPVEEYAARILATPGALLVKESDLAHNADPARLAVLDAATRERLTAKYARVRGLLRST